One genomic region from Gemmobacter aquarius encodes:
- a CDS encoding metal ABC transporter permease — translation MYGSEFVPLTLPPLVIAILAALACAGPGNYLILRRQAMLGDAMSHVVLPGIVAAFLLSGSAAPPILLAGALCAAALSAGLIEVIRRLGGTDPGAAMGITFTAMFAAGVLMLELSGAASVHLDVEHALYGNLEGLIWIDATGWASLLDPAALAGLPPELPALGLVALAILLALKLASRPLAIATFDEGFACSLGLPVRLISAGLVALTALAAVAAFSAVGSILTIAMLICPPATARLLTDDLGRQIRLSLGIATAAATLGTLAAGYGPPLLGLSFTVSASGMIATVSGVFLALAATLSPRRHGHAPRV, via the coding sequence ATGTACGGCTCTGAATTCGTCCCCCTGACGCTGCCGCCCCTTGTCATCGCGATCCTTGCCGCACTGGCCTGCGCGGGGCCGGGCAATTACCTGATCCTGCGGCGGCAGGCCATGCTCGGGGACGCCATGAGCCATGTCGTCCTGCCCGGCATCGTCGCGGCCTTCCTTCTGTCGGGGAGTGCCGCGCCTCCGATCCTGCTGGCCGGGGCGCTTTGTGCCGCTGCGCTGTCGGCAGGGCTGATCGAGGTGATCCGCCGCCTTGGCGGCACCGATCCGGGGGCGGCGATGGGCATCACCTTCACCGCCATGTTCGCCGCAGGGGTGCTGATGCTCGAACTCTCGGGCGCTGCTTCGGTGCATCTGGATGTGGAACACGCGCTTTACGGCAATCTGGAAGGATTGATCTGGATCGACGCAACCGGCTGGGCCTCGCTGCTCGACCCCGCAGCACTGGCAGGCCTGCCGCCGGAACTGCCCGCCCTCGGGTTGGTCGCGCTGGCGATCCTGCTTGCGCTGAAACTGGCAAGCCGCCCGCTTGCCATCGCCACCTTCGACGAAGGCTTCGCGTGCAGCCTCGGCCTGCCGGTGCGGCTGATCTCGGCCGGTCTGGTGGCCCTCACGGCGCTGGCGGCGGTCGCGGCCTTTTCGGCGGTCGGCTCGATCCTGACCATCGCCATGCTGATTTGCCCGCCCGCCACCGCCCGCCTGCTGACCGATGATCTGGGCAGGCAAATCCGCTTGTCCCTCGGCATCGCCACCGCCGCAGCGACCCTCGGCACACTGGCCGCAGGCTACGGCCCGCCGCTCTTGGGCCTTTCGTTCACCGTCTCGGCCTCGGGGATGATCGCAACCGTCTCGGGCGTTTTTCTCGCCCTCGCCGCCACTCTGTCGCCCCGCCGCCACGGCCACGCGCCAAGGGTCTGA
- a CDS encoding metal ABC transporter permease yields the protein MFLTALTLQAGYNAALVSVGAGLLGFAAGCVGAFVNLRRRALVSDAMAHATLPGVGLAFLVMAALGGEGRNLAGLLAGAAVSAALGLWAVQRLIRTRLPEDTAIGAVLSTFYGAGIVILTVIQNLSLGRPAGLEGFLLGSTAGMLRADAILIAAGGAVVLALLWALRRPLTITAFDPGHARMMGLSPRLLDALLMLLTLAVVLLGLRVVGLILIVALLITPATAARYWTDRAGLVALVGGGIGAVCGYVGAAISASLPDVPTGPVIVLLAFAAFLASALFAPQRGIVSRSLMRRGLRHRMAR from the coding sequence ATGTTCCTGACCGCCCTGACCCTGCAAGCCGGATACAACGCGGCCCTCGTTTCGGTCGGCGCGGGGCTGCTCGGCTTTGCGGCCGGATGCGTGGGGGCCTTCGTCAACCTGCGCCGCCGCGCCCTCGTGTCGGATGCCATGGCCCATGCAACCCTGCCGGGCGTCGGACTGGCCTTCCTCGTCATGGCCGCACTGGGGGGCGAGGGGCGCAATCTCGCAGGGCTGCTCGCCGGGGCCGCCGTTTCCGCAGCCCTCGGCCTCTGGGCGGTGCAACGCCTGATCCGCACGCGCCTGCCCGAAGACACCGCCATCGGCGCGGTGCTTTCCACCTTCTACGGGGCGGGGATCGTGATCCTGACCGTGATCCAGAACCTGTCGCTTGGCCGCCCTGCGGGGCTGGAAGGCTTCCTGCTCGGCTCGACCGCAGGCATGTTGCGCGCCGATGCGATCCTGATCGCGGCGGGCGGGGCGGTCGTGCTTGCTCTGCTCTGGGCGCTGCGCCGCCCGCTCACAATCACTGCCTTCGACCCCGGCCATGCCCGCATGATGGGCCTCTCGCCCCGCCTGCTCGACGCGCTCCTGATGCTCTTGACGCTGGCGGTCGTGCTTCTGGGCCTGCGCGTGGTGGGGCTGATCCTGATCGTGGCGCTCTTGATCACCCCTGCCACCGCCGCCCGCTACTGGACCGACCGCGCCGGCCTCGTCGCGCTGGTCGGCGGCGGGATCGGCGCGGTCTGCGGTTATGTAGGGGCCGCGATCTCGGCCTCGCTGCCCGATGTGCCGACCGGTCCGGTCATCGTGCTGCTGGCCTTTGCCGCCTTCCTCGCCTCGGCGCTGTTTGCGCCACAGCGGGGCATCGTGTCCCGCAGCCTGATGCGCCGCGGCCTGCGCCACCGGATGGCGCGGTGA
- a CDS encoding metal ABC transporter ATP-binding protein, whose product MVDPTPILPETALAVTGLTVAYSGAPAVENVTARFATGAMTAIIGPNGAGKSTLLKAALGLIPPVQGEVRVFGQPLAKALPRIAYVPQRASVDWDFPARAIDVVLMGRFRQTGLFRRIGTAETALARDCLARVGMEPFAQRQIGALSGGQQQRVFLARALAQGADLYLLDEPFAGVDAATESAIIAVLKSLRDEGRSIVAVHHDLATVPAYFDHVLLLNRSVIAAGPVATTFRREIVARTYGSTLPGAIPA is encoded by the coding sequence ATGGTTGACCCGACCCCGATCCTGCCCGAAACCGCCCTCGCCGTCACCGGCCTGACCGTGGCCTACAGCGGCGCACCGGCGGTCGAGAACGTGACCGCCCGCTTCGCCACAGGCGCGATGACCGCGATCATCGGCCCGAACGGCGCGGGCAAATCCACCCTGCTGAAAGCCGCCCTCGGCCTGATCCCGCCCGTACAGGGCGAGGTGCGGGTGTTCGGCCAGCCCCTCGCCAAGGCCTTGCCCCGCATCGCCTATGTCCCGCAACGCGCCTCGGTCGACTGGGATTTCCCCGCCCGCGCTATAGATGTCGTGCTGATGGGCCGCTTCCGCCAGACCGGCCTGTTCAGGCGCATCGGCACCGCCGAAACAGCGCTGGCCCGCGATTGCCTCGCCCGCGTCGGCATGGAACCCTTTGCCCAGCGCCAGATCGGCGCCCTCTCCGGCGGCCAGCAACAACGCGTCTTCCTCGCCCGCGCCCTTGCCCAAGGGGCCGATCTATACCTGCTCGACGAACCCTTCGCAGGCGTCGATGCGGCGACCGAAAGCGCAATCATCGCGGTCCTCAAGTCCCTCCGCGACGAAGGCCGCAGCATCGTCGCCGTCCACCACGACCTTGCAACCGTGCCCGCCTATTTCGATCATGTGCTCCTCCTCAACCGCAGCGTCATCGCCGCAGGCCCGGTCGCCACCACCTTCCGCCGCGAGATCGTGGCCCGCACTTACGGCAGCACCCTTCCCGGCGCGATCCCCGCATGA
- a CDS encoding metal ABC transporter solute-binding protein, Zn/Mn family, with protein sequence MSDPDDPPTLARRRLLGLVAASPFLATSFLATSLMATPFMATAARAATPSVIATTGMIADAARVLTAGQAQALMGPGIDPHTYRPTRGDILALSRADIILWHGLHLEAQFAEVLEDLARKKTVIAVAETLPHDRLIFHPDYPDRPDPHVWMVPSLWAEVVAGMAAPLAAAGLDTSATLPAYLAELAALDSYGQSVLSTVPPSSRVLFTAHDAFSYFGRAYGFEVQGIQGISTESEAGLARVGDLVNLLVSRNIGAVFVESSVSDRSIRALIEGAAAQGHEVTIGGELYSDAMGADGSYEGTYLGMLDHNITTIARALGGTVPDRGMAGKLMVAG encoded by the coding sequence ATGTCCGACCCTGACGATCCGCCGACCCTCGCCCGCCGCCGTCTCCTCGGCCTCGTTGCCGCATCACCCTTTCTGGCCACGTCTTTTCTGGCCACGTCTCTTATGGCCACGCCTTTTATGGCCACGGCGGCCCGCGCCGCGACGCCTTCGGTCATTGCCACCACCGGCATGATCGCCGATGCCGCGCGCGTGTTGACCGCAGGTCAGGCGCAGGCGCTGATGGGTCCGGGCATTGACCCGCACACCTACCGCCCGACCAGGGGCGACATCCTCGCCCTGTCGCGGGCCGACATCATCCTGTGGCACGGCCTGCATCTCGAAGCGCAATTTGCCGAGGTGCTCGAAGACCTCGCCCGCAAGAAGACGGTCATCGCCGTGGCCGAAACCCTGCCGCACGACCGTCTCATCTTCCATCCCGATTATCCCGACCGCCCCGATCCGCACGTGTGGATGGTCCCCTCGCTCTGGGCCGAGGTGGTCGCGGGCATGGCTGCCCCCCTTGCAGCGGCAGGTCTCGACACCTCGGCCACCCTGCCGGCCTATCTTGCCGAACTCGCGGCACTCGACAGCTATGGCCAATCGGTGCTTTCCACCGTGCCGCCCTCGTCGCGCGTGCTTTTCACCGCGCATGATGCCTTCAGCTATTTCGGCCGCGCCTACGGGTTCGAGGTGCAGGGCATACAGGGCATCTCGACCGAATCCGAAGCCGGCCTTGCCCGCGTGGGCGATCTGGTCAACCTGCTCGTCAGCCGCAACATCGGCGCGGTCTTTGTCGAAAGCTCGGTCTCCGACCGCTCGATCCGCGCCCTGATCGAGGGTGCTGCGGCACAGGGCCACGAAGTCACCATCGGCGGCGAGCTCTATTCCGACGCGATGGGCGCCGATGGCAGCTATGAAGGCACCTACCTCGGCATGCTCGACCACAACATCACCACCATCGCCCGCGCCCTCGGCGGCACAGTGCCCGACCGTGGCATGGCCGGAAAACTGATGGTGGCAGGCTGA
- a CDS encoding helix-turn-helix domain-containing protein, whose protein sequence is METDPIQIVNLCPHGVLVQIYTVMRTDQIYELLEARRLELGLSQLQVGQLAFGRADSSAIQNLKRGSSPTFDRLQAIASALGLELYLGPKRVDGTGFSEVPPVATINAPSKGIYLPLPWHPMTRKPGATPVAFHGEWLETAKLDPERLALVDPVHIYLDRKDTRDLLLVVDVHSRRSAQPEPWAFIDHGQVAVGLVQFSKEVALLLPSTIGSAARVISGKDQDELVFLGRVVWQCYRQK, encoded by the coding sequence ATGGAAACAGACCCTATCCAAATCGTTAACTTGTGCCCGCATGGGGTTTTGGTGCAAATTTACACCGTGATGAGGACCGATCAGATTTATGAGCTATTGGAGGCGCGACGCCTCGAACTGGGGCTGTCGCAGCTTCAGGTCGGTCAGCTTGCGTTCGGTCGTGCCGACAGTTCGGCGATACAGAACCTGAAGCGCGGTTCATCGCCAACATTCGATCGATTGCAGGCGATAGCCAGCGCCCTCGGCTTAGAGCTTTACCTCGGCCCAAAAAGGGTCGACGGCACCGGCTTCAGCGAGGTGCCACCAGTCGCGACAATCAACGCCCCAAGTAAAGGGATTTATCTCCCTTTGCCTTGGCACCCGATGACAAGAAAGCCCGGCGCGACGCCTGTTGCGTTTCATGGTGAATGGCTGGAAACTGCAAAGCTCGATCCGGAGCGTCTCGCCCTGGTCGATCCTGTCCATATCTATCTCGATCGAAAAGACACGCGAGACCTGCTTTTGGTCGTCGATGTCCACTCAAGACGGTCAGCCCAGCCCGAGCCATGGGCGTTCATAGATCATGGTCAAGTTGCCGTCGGCCTCGTCCAGTTTAGCAAAGAAGTGGCACTGCTTCTGCCCTCGACGATTGGTAGCGCGGCTAGAGTAATTTCCGGCAAAGATCAAGACGAGCTGGTGTTTCTGGGCCGCGTCGTTTGGCAATGCTACAGGCAGAAGTGA
- a CDS encoding FMN-binding negative transcriptional regulator yields the protein MYIPPHFHETDKAEIAAILTEAPLACLVVHTSQGLLANHIPLLAAPDCSLIGHAALANDLHRMVPDGHPVLAIFRAEDAYISPNTYPSKAEHHRHVPTWNYQAVHIHGTITFQHDTHAKRAAVGLLTRLHERRVNGGAAWKMADAPADYMETMLQNIVAFRIAVTAVLAKSKLGQNRTPGDLQGAVDGLNAQGRTGIAAKMARSLPPQG from the coding sequence ATGTACATCCCGCCGCATTTCCACGAAACCGACAAGGCCGAAATCGCGGCGATCCTGACCGAAGCCCCGCTCGCCTGCCTCGTCGTGCACACGTCACAAGGTCTGCTGGCCAACCATATCCCGCTTCTCGCCGCCCCCGATTGCAGCCTGATCGGCCACGCAGCCCTTGCCAACGACTTGCACCGCATGGTCCCCGACGGGCATCCCGTGCTCGCCATCTTCCGCGCAGAGGATGCCTATATCTCGCCCAACACCTACCCGTCCAAGGCCGAGCATCACCGCCATGTGCCGACATGGAACTATCAGGCGGTCCATATCCACGGCACGATCACCTTCCAGCACGACACCCATGCCAAACGCGCCGCCGTGGGCCTGCTCACCCGCCTGCACGAACGCCGCGTCAACGGCGGTGCCGCCTGGAAAATGGCCGACGCGCCCGCCGATTACATGGAGACGATGCTGCAAAACATCGTAGCCTTCCGGATCGCCGTGACAGCCGTGCTCGCCAAATCCAAACTGGGCCAGAACCGCACCCCCGGCGACCTGCAAGGCGCCGTCGACGGCTTGAACGCACAGGGCCGGACCGGCATCGCCGCGAAAATGGCACGAAGCCTCCCCCCGCAAGGCTGA
- a CDS encoding alkylphosphonate utilization protein, giving the protein MMDDDRLRAVTACEFCGTVAEFGAEFGAGLEAVGVPPAGDVALCAACRGDAPAGEGHWRCLEGAAWSDVPAVQLAVWRKLGTLDAPWAVEARENMVLEGAVLGWTEVLAGVVHRDSNGAVLAQGDTVVLIKDLVVKGANFTAKRGTAVRGIALVADNAAQIEGRVEGQRIVILTEFVKKR; this is encoded by the coding sequence ATGATGGATGACGATCGGCTGCGGGCGGTGACGGCTTGCGAGTTTTGCGGGACGGTGGCGGAGTTTGGGGCGGAGTTTGGGGCGGGGCTGGAGGCGGTCGGTGTGCCGCCTGCAGGGGATGTGGCGCTGTGTGCGGCCTGTCGGGGCGATGCGCCGGCGGGCGAGGGCCATTGGCGTTGCCTAGAGGGGGCGGCGTGGTCGGATGTGCCTGCGGTGCAGCTTGCCGTCTGGCGTAAACTGGGGACGCTCGATGCGCCATGGGCTGTCGAGGCGCGGGAAAACATGGTGCTGGAGGGGGCGGTGCTGGGCTGGACCGAGGTCTTGGCAGGCGTGGTCCATCGCGACAGCAACGGGGCGGTTCTCGCGCAGGGCGATACGGTCGTGCTGATCAAGGACCTTGTGGTGAAGGGCGCGAACTTTACCGCCAAACGCGGGACTGCGGTGCGCGGTATCGCCTTGGTTGCCGACAACGCCGCCCAGATCGAAGGGCGGGTCGAGGGGCAGCGGATCGTGATCCTGACGGAATTCGTGAAGAAACGCTGA